From one Solanum stenotomum isolate F172 chromosome 12, ASM1918654v1, whole genome shotgun sequence genomic stretch:
- the LOC125848981 gene encoding transcription factor DICHOTOMA-like: MFPFGNSSNGNPILHSSFLSNQILLHQHDLPTHHHYLGASNGHLIDYSYATNNLVINKSKKPVKKDRHSKILTSQGNRDRRVRLSLGVARKFFDLQDMLGYDKPSKTLDWLFTKSKLAIEDLINDVSKKKSILDTPSSINNNNNNSECDEDMIVPLAAVDELTKKAKQERDSRAKARARARERTIKKIWNQIAPNREATASHYNNSTRNWNHDDVNPTIMDASTICCTSSLQVQKAWDSYHGSQI, from the exons atgttccCTTTTGGAAACAGTAGTAATGGGAATCCTATTCTTCACTCATCTTTTCTTAGTAACCAAATACTTCTTCATCAACATGACCTTCCTACTCATCATCATTACTTAGGAGCCTCAAATGGTCACTTAATCGACTACTCGTATGCAACTAACAATTTGGTCATCAACAAGAGTAAAAAACCAGTGAAAAAGGATCGGCACAGTAAGATTTTGACATCACAAGGAAATAGGGATCGGAGGGTGAGGTTGTCGTTAGGGGTTGCTCGTAAGTTCTTTGATCTGCAAGACATGCTTGGTTACGATAAACCAAGTAAAACCCTTGATTGGCTATTTACCAAGTCTAAATTAGCCATTGAAGATCTCATAAATGATGTGTCAAAAAAGAAGAGTATTCTTGATACTCCTTCATCtattaataataacaataacaattcGGAATGTGATGAGGATATGATTGTTCCTCTTGCTGCAGTGGATGAATTAACAAAAAAAGCAAAGCAAGAGAGAGATTCAAGGGCAAAGGCTAGAGCAAGAGCTAGGGAAAGAACTATTAAGAAAATTTGGAACCAAATTGCTCCGAATAGAGAGGCTACAGCTTCACATTACAATAATTCAACACGAAATTGGAATCATGACGACGTTAATCCAACAATCATGGATGCATCTACCATTTGTTGTACCTCATCACTGCAAG TTCAGAAAGCATGGGATTCATATCACGGAAGTCAAATCTGA
- the LOC125849143 gene encoding cyclin-B1-2-like, whose protein sequence is MEDSKKIAHEIGGARNDAFRFGLHGVKSDIVGSHPLESSYHSTKARQQEMKRKILANTYGSAFPMKLELDRQILSRFQRPPGAIPSSMIGLESLTGGLEDFAFEDYLNDPKESESFRPVDMHHGVEVRLGLSKGPVCTSFI, encoded by the exons aTGGAAGATTCAAAGAAGATCGCACACGAAATTGGGGGAGCGAGAAACGATGCGTTTCGATTCGGGCTTCATGGTGTTAAGAGCGACATCGTTGGATCTCATCCTCTCGAGTCTTCTTATCACTCT ACGAAGGCTAGGCAACAGGAGATGAAGAGGAAGATACTTGCAAATACCTACGGGTCGGCTTTCCCTATGAAGTTAGAGCTCGATCGCCAAATTCTTTCCAG ATTTCAGAGGCCACCGGGGGCAATACCATCTTCAATGATTGGGTTAGAATCCCTAACCGGAGGGCTAGAGGACTTTGCTTTTGAGGACTACCTGAATG ATCCTAAGGAATCTGAGAGCTTTCGTCCAGTTGACATGCATCATGGCGTGGAAGTTCGCCTTGGGCTTTCTAAGGGACCTGTGTGTACCAGTTTCATTTGA